GTAGGTGAAAAAACTGAACAAGTAACTGAAGATGCTAAAAGAAAAGCTGAAAACGTTAAAGAAGCTTTAGAGAACTAAATAATTCCATTATAAAAAATGGTTATTAAGTTTTTAATTGAAAGCGCCAATTGTGTTGGCGCTTTTTTTATGAACATTCTTTAATGTATATTGCCAGTTCACGTAAAGATAGAATGAGTTATAATAAACAAGAAATAATAGAAATTTTAATAGAGAAATCTCAAAATCGAATAAACGATATTAATGCAGCAAAGGAAACTGCTCAGGATGCCATTCTCAATGATACCAAAAGCAGTATGGGGGATAAGTATGAAACTTCACGTGAAATGGCCCAGCAGGAATTAAATCGTTTACAAACTCAATTGCAACAAGCCCAAGCTGATCTCGACAAACTCAAAACACTGAATGTAAAACCTACCAGCATCGTTTCCGTTGGAAGTATTGTCATCACAAACCAATTCGACTATTTTATCGCTATCTCTGTAGGTCCAGTGAAAATAAACGATAAATCACTTATGGTGATATCAAAAGAATCGCCCATAGGAAGTTTATTAATAGGCAATAAAACAGGAGGGAAGGTAACATTCAATGGAAAGGATTTAATGATCAAAAATATCCTTTAAACAAAAGTAATATCCTTTAAACAAAAGTGTTTGTTACACAAATATTCATTGTAAGTCGACAAATAGACTTCTTTAGATCGCTCTATTATGATTTAAAATATACTTTGAAATGAATTGAATCTCGATAAATTAAAAATTTATTGATCAAAACATTTTACCTCTAATTTTTGTTTAGATTTATGTATTATTTACCAATAAAAACAAGAGGTTTTATGAATTTAAAAAAAATCTTATCTATTGCATTAGTATCGGGAACATTGTTATCCGGAACAATTGCCTGCAAATCCAACATCTCGGATGCAGATCTTAAAGCTAAAGTAGAAACCGCTGTTCAAGCAAACCCTGGTGTTACTGTTGAAGTAAAAGACGGTGTTGTTACTTTGAATGGTACAGCAAATTCTGAAGATGAAAAACTTCAAATCGAAAATGCTGCAAAAGCTGCTGATAGTAAAGGCGTAAAATCAGTGCAAAACAATATCGTAGTGAAT
The Sphingobacterium daejeonense genome window above contains:
- a CDS encoding 3-oxoacyl-ACP synthase, translated to MYIASSRKDRMSYNKQEIIEILIEKSQNRINDINAAKETAQDAILNDTKSSMGDKYETSREMAQQELNRLQTQLQQAQADLDKLKTLNVKPTSIVSVGSIVITNQFDYFIAISVGPVKINDKSLMVISKESPIGSLLIGNKTGGKVTFNGKDLMIKNIL
- a CDS encoding BON domain-containing protein; its protein translation is MNLKKILSIALVSGTLLSGTIACKSNISDADLKAKVETAVQANPGVTVEVKDGVVTLNGTANSEDEKLQIENAAKAADSKGVKSVQNNIVVNTMPPVEINTDDADLTAKVTEFTKDFPTVKN